TCCAAGCGGAACCCAGTCATCACCTCATCAAAAATCAAAAGCGCACCATTTTGCGTACACACTTTTCTCAAATCTTCAAGAAATGATTCGCGTGGTGGCACACAACCCATATTTCCCGCTACGGGCTCAATGATTACAGCGGCGATTTGCCCTTCGTTTTCACTGAAAATATTTTTTACGCTCTCGATATCGTTGTAAGTGGCGAGCAGGGTATCTTTAGCCGTACCTTGCGTAACGCCTGGGCTATTAGGCTTACCAAAAGTAGCTAGACCACTTCCTGCCTCAATCAAGAAACTATCTGAATGCCCATGGTAGCAACCTTCAAACTTGATGATTTTCTCGCGATTGGTATAGCCTCTCGCCAAGCGTATCGCACTCATGCAAGCCTCGGTTCCTGAGTTTACAAAACGGATTTTATCTAAATTTGGCACATTATTCACCACCAAATCAGCAATTTCTGTTTCTAATTCAGTCGGCGTACCAAAAGAAGTTCCTTTTTCGGTTTGCTCGATGATGGCTTGCGTCACCACAGGATGCGCGTGTCCCAAAATCATCGGCCCCCAAGAGTTGATTAAATCTACATAATCGTTGCCGTCTACATCGTACAAATACGCACCTTTGGCTCTTTCCACAAATACGGGAGTTCCACCTACGGATTTAAAAGCTCTCGCCGGCGAATTCACACCACCTGGCAATACTTCTTGCGCTTCTTTGAACAATGCACTGCTTCGTTGATATCTCATTTTTTTCTTAATTTCTTGGTTTTTTCCCTCTAAGGTACAAAATTTCCCCCACTTGTGGCTCCTCTCCTTTTTGCATTCTATTTTTGCGGTAAAGACTTTTTAGTTTAATTCCCATTTTTTGAGAGATTAAATACATATTATCGCCTCGCTGTACGCGGTAAGTTTTTTGCATTCCGCGATTTCTTTTATTGCAAAGGAATAAGTTTTGTCCTGCTCTTAATTGATTAGGCGCTAGAAGGTCGTTGTATTTTAACAATCTTCTTTCGCTGATGTTGTAGGCTCTCGCCACTTGGAAAATGGTTTCTCCTGGGTTTACCACGATGTATTCTCTACGATTGGCGTGGCGTTTAATTCTATTTTTAGTCAATTTTGCCTTAGGAGCTGGTGTAGATTTTCTTTCAGACAGTTGCTGAACTTTTTGTTTCTCACGCTGAACATTTTGGCTTGGCTGAACCATGATTACTTGCGGAGCTTTTTCTTGAGTAGGCACAGCCGCTATATAAGTTTCGTTTC
This Ornithobacterium rhinotracheale DNA region includes the following protein-coding sequences:
- the hemL gene encoding glutamate-1-semialdehyde 2,1-aminomutase, encoding MRYQRSSALFKEAQEVLPGGVNSPARAFKSVGGTPVFVERAKGAYLYDVDGNDYVDLINSWGPMILGHAHPVVTQAIIEQTEKGTSFGTPTELETEIADLVVNNVPNLDKIRFVNSGTEACMSAIRLARGYTNREKIIKFEGCYHGHSDSFLIEAGSGLATFGKPNSPGVTQGTAKDTLLATYNDIESVKNIFSENEGQIAAVIIEPVAGNMGCVPPRESFLEDLRKVCTQNGALLIFDEVMTGFRLDFGGAQKLFNIDADIVTYGKVIGGGLPVGAFAGRKEIMDYLAPLGPVYQAGTLSGNPLAMRGGLTTLELLIKSPEKYDELEETSLKIAEGINKILIEKGIEHSINLVGSMMTLFFSEEEIVNFETAKTAHNENFNKFFHYMLKKGVYLPPSSFETWFIGMAIGDKEIDRILSAVQSFEL